In Bacillus toyonensis BCT-7112, a single window of DNA contains:
- a CDS encoding PspA/IM30 family protein, with translation MSVFKRLRDLTMSNVYSLIEKAEDPVKMTDQYLRDMQADVQEAEKSVAAQIALEKKFKLLFEEQEALVKKREDQAHMAVQASNLDLARRALEEKQNAEQKMNEYKASYEQNKAAADNLRAKLEEMRKQLTELKNKRETLVARVNAAKAQKNINQAMSGFDSNSAKAGLSRMEEKALQLEAEAEASGEVYKKEKSLDDEFASLNKNSAVDDELARIMKQYEK, from the coding sequence ATGTCTGTATTTAAACGATTACGAGATTTAACAATGTCAAATGTGTATTCATTAATTGAAAAAGCGGAAGATCCAGTTAAGATGACGGATCAATATTTACGCGATATGCAAGCGGATGTACAAGAAGCTGAGAAAAGTGTAGCAGCTCAAATCGCGCTTGAGAAAAAGTTTAAATTATTATTTGAAGAACAAGAAGCACTTGTGAAAAAGCGTGAAGATCAAGCTCATATGGCTGTTCAAGCTAGTAACTTAGATCTTGCGCGCCGTGCACTAGAAGAAAAACAAAATGCAGAGCAAAAAATGAATGAGTATAAAGCAAGCTATGAGCAAAATAAAGCAGCTGCTGATAATCTTCGTGCGAAGTTAGAAGAAATGCGTAAGCAATTAACAGAGCTGAAAAATAAACGTGAAACACTTGTAGCACGTGTAAATGCAGCGAAAGCACAAAAGAATATTAATCAGGCGATGTCTGGGTTTGATTCAAATTCAGCAAAAGCTGGTTTAAGCCGTATGGAAGAGAAAGCTCTTCAATTAGAAGCTGAAGCAGAAGCAAGCGGTGAAGTTTACAAAAAAGAAAAGTCATTAGATGATGAATTCGCAAGCTTAAACAAAAATTCTGCTGTTGACGATGAATTAGCTCGTATTATGAAGCAGTATGAGAAATAA
- a CDS encoding DUF350 domain-containing protein, whose amino-acid sequence MTWMNVVAMLVWTGASAVLLFAIMWVDSIFTKYNDLKEIKNGNTAVTTRFVMKLFAQGYILSQSITKANDLWQALLASAVSFVILLVVEMFIEFVLKKMSGLDLEEGTKEGSVAHAMLAGSLHIVGALILGACL is encoded by the coding sequence ATGACATGGATGAATGTAGTAGCCATGCTCGTATGGACTGGAGCGAGTGCAGTACTTTTATTTGCAATTATGTGGGTTGATTCAATTTTTACAAAATACAATGATTTAAAAGAAATAAAAAATGGGAATACAGCTGTAACAACTCGTTTCGTCATGAAATTATTCGCACAAGGGTACATTTTATCTCAATCAATAACGAAAGCGAATGACTTATGGCAAGCACTACTTGCTTCAGCAGTTTCTTTCGTTATTTTACTAGTGGTAGAAATGTTTATTGAGTTTGTGTTAAAGAAAATGTCTGGTTTGGATTTAGAAGAAGGTACGAAAGAAGGCAGTGTTGCGCATGCGATGTTAGCTGGATCATTACATATTGTTGGTGCACTTATTTTAGGTGCTTGTTTATAA
- a CDS encoding YitT family protein, translated as MEKTIKNKPNKLKIASKALMIIIGAFITAYGLEAVLIPNNVSDGGVTGLSIVSSRLFGLPLGALIAVINIPFVWLGYKQIGKSFAIYSIIGIASLAIGTVVMHGIPTIIEGDTLLVTVVGGIIIGFGMGLALRNGGALDGIDMLAVLLSRKLPFGTSDLILFLNMFVFIFVSTVFGLQGAILSAIAYFIASKVIHIVEVGLSGSKTFKIITKEPELMVETIRDRLGRSATYNEVYGGYSREKFKEISCVINRLEESKMKDLINEIDPNAFITVYDVAEVKGGNFKKRDIH; from the coding sequence ATGGAGAAAACTATCAAAAACAAGCCCAATAAGCTAAAAATCGCTTCAAAAGCTTTGATGATTATTATTGGGGCATTTATTACAGCGTACGGATTAGAGGCTGTCTTAATTCCAAATAACGTATCCGACGGTGGTGTAACTGGTTTAAGTATCGTTAGTTCAAGATTATTTGGATTGCCATTAGGGGCTCTAATCGCAGTTATTAACATTCCTTTCGTTTGGTTAGGATATAAGCAAATCGGTAAAAGCTTTGCAATTTATTCCATTATCGGGATTGCCTCATTAGCAATAGGTACCGTTGTCATGCACGGAATACCAACTATTATTGAAGGCGATACATTATTAGTTACAGTTGTTGGTGGTATTATTATCGGTTTTGGTATGGGACTAGCATTACGTAACGGCGGAGCATTAGATGGAATCGATATGCTAGCTGTATTACTTTCTCGCAAGTTACCTTTTGGAACGAGTGACCTTATTTTATTCTTAAACATGTTCGTGTTTATTTTCGTATCAACAGTATTCGGTCTTCAAGGAGCTATTCTTTCGGCAATTGCTTACTTTATTGCTTCGAAAGTGATTCATATCGTTGAAGTTGGTTTAAGTGGTTCGAAAACATTTAAAATTATCACAAAAGAACCTGAATTAATGGTAGAAACAATTCGCGATCGTTTAGGCCGAAGCGCAACGTATAACGAAGTATACGGTGGTTATTCAAGAGAGAAATTCAAAGAAATTTCTTGTGTAATTAACCGTTTAGAAGAAAGTAAAATGAAAGATCTTATTAATGAAATCGATCCAAATGCCTTTATTACAGTTTATGACGTAGCAGAAGTAAAAGGCGGTAATTTCAAGAAACGTGATATTCATTAA
- a CDS encoding DUF4247 domain-containing protein, which produces MSNRLFTMIKSFVIPILAIVILLVVAGYALSGCQGGQTKSIQDRYPLESVAKEGKQESYVYRAANRSVPEVAKELINEREPKQASKEDENQMFLVYSDKIYNLQKDKEKPSDTLIEISNKEFVRQNYQPSFLQGYIMGSILNDIFGSKKSSSGDYRGYNDRQNHKPVIPERPPTKEEKKTPPPITKEGKGSIIKRGDNVDSKSSVGDKGSITEKGNNTTPPPSTGSKGKITKTPGGSSGSDVKPKSSIKTPPRNTSPPKTRVGGSGKITKRR; this is translated from the coding sequence ATGTCAAACCGATTGTTTACCATGATTAAATCGTTCGTGATCCCTATACTTGCTATCGTTATTTTACTTGTTGTTGCCGGTTATGCTTTATCAGGCTGTCAAGGCGGGCAGACGAAGTCGATTCAAGACCGTTATCCACTCGAGTCTGTTGCAAAGGAAGGTAAACAAGAATCTTACGTGTATAGGGCCGCCAATCGGTCTGTTCCTGAAGTAGCAAAGGAACTCATTAATGAAAGAGAACCGAAGCAAGCATCTAAAGAAGACGAAAATCAAATGTTCCTCGTTTATTCTGATAAGATTTATAATCTGCAAAAGGATAAAGAGAAACCGTCTGATACGTTAATTGAAATAAGTAATAAAGAGTTTGTCCGTCAAAATTACCAACCATCCTTCTTGCAAGGGTATATTATGGGGAGTATATTAAACGATATATTCGGTTCAAAAAAATCATCATCTGGTGATTATCGAGGATATAATGACAGACAAAATCATAAACCAGTTATTCCGGAAAGGCCACCTACGAAAGAAGAAAAGAAAACCCCGCCTCCAATTACGAAGGAAGGGAAAGGATCTATCATTAAGCGAGGCGATAATGTAGATTCGAAGTCATCAGTAGGTGATAAGGGAAGTATTACTGAAAAAGGAAATAATACGACGCCTCCACCTTCTACCGGAAGCAAAGGGAAAATTACAAAAACACCAGGTGGTTCAAGCGGATCAGATGTGAAGCCGAAATCATCTATTAAAACCCCGCCAAGGAATACATCTCCTCCGAAAACGAGGGTCGGTGGTTCAGGAAAAATTACGAAGCGAAGATAG
- a CDS encoding DUF4178 domain-containing protein codes for MSLFKRIKNIMKSPEPPKPEKSLLTLAPGDMIEVSLVMYELTGKTSMHSRKEIVLTLQDGKDIRYLKIEDRENTYYKLYTPIDGRLDSIDEVPTTIEMDDTEYHMEEQYNGRVVVMGKTPFSASEEQYVWEFQSDNRKLLRIEWQNGRTMMYEGEAIIPADVQIIRAT; via the coding sequence GTGAGCTTATTTAAACGAATTAAAAATATAATGAAAAGTCCAGAGCCGCCGAAGCCGGAAAAGAGTCTTTTGACATTAGCTCCTGGCGATATGATTGAAGTTTCATTAGTTATGTACGAATTAACTGGAAAAACGAGCATGCATTCTCGTAAGGAGATTGTTTTAACACTGCAAGATGGGAAAGATATTCGTTATTTGAAAATTGAAGATCGTGAAAATACGTATTACAAATTATATACACCAATTGATGGTCGTTTAGATTCAATTGATGAAGTTCCGACGACAATTGAAATGGATGATACCGAGTACCATATGGAAGAGCAATATAACGGACGTGTTGTTGTAATGGGAAAAACACCATTCTCTGCTTCAGAAGAACAGTACGTATGGGAATTTCAATCTGATAACCGAAAATTATTACGTATTGAATGGCAAAATGGTCGCACAATGATGTATGAGGGAGAAGCAATCATTCCTGCAGATGTACAAATTATAAGAGCAACGTAA
- a CDS encoding lipoprotein BA_5634 family protein, producing the protein MKKLVGIGLAAAISFGALSGCSLLGEKANGFVLYGSEEQVTQIADKNKKEVKEKDFYKMKLTTLEDKKVLVMDKKTGEELVKKELLSKVDAKDDTKPLDKLPAVTTEQGVLFAKNKVENAKIDGAKLKYEGNIIIGSGRAYADMFAIVDDATYNNVKGEEKSVGVLKFDKDPSKEFPGKNGVETSQLVKIKK; encoded by the coding sequence ATGAAAAAATTAGTAGGAATCGGATTAGCAGCAGCAATTTCATTCGGAGCATTATCAGGTTGTTCTTTATTAGGAGAAAAGGCAAACGGCTTTGTATTGTACGGATCAGAAGAGCAAGTAACACAAATTGCAGATAAAAACAAAAAAGAAGTGAAAGAAAAAGACTTCTATAAAATGAAACTTACAACGTTAGAAGATAAAAAAGTTCTTGTAATGGATAAAAAAACTGGTGAAGAACTAGTGAAGAAAGAGTTACTTAGCAAAGTGGATGCAAAAGACGACACGAAACCACTTGATAAATTACCAGCTGTAACAACAGAACAAGGTGTATTATTCGCAAAAAACAAAGTTGAAAATGCTAAAATCGATGGCGCGAAATTAAAATATGAAGGCAACATAATTATCGGAAGTGGCCGTGCATATGCAGATATGTTCGCGATTGTTGATGATGCAACTTACAACAATGTAAAAGGTGAAGAAAAATCGGTGGGTGTATTAAAATTTGATAAGGACCCGAGTAAAGAATTCCCTGGCAAAAATGGTGTAGAAACATCACAACTTGTAAAAATTAAAAAGTAA
- a CDS encoding YdcF family protein — translation MLYFGIIPLILFIIFLISYLKDPRKIINGFLFNAFICFFLLFCVIVSLNSDSAVLRYIIFLPFLALLIMLPFGIIALMFGLFLNARILMKREGRRFTNCLTLLAALGMLFFMLLPIINPASLVSSHLEPIFAGISLISVYFFIHLSNFLSAYFLYQFNRPRRNQDFIIVLGSGLINDKVPPLLASRINKAIDFYWKQAAVNTPPTIIFSGGQGPDEGLPEAEAMQNYAVEKGIPLEHTVQENRSVNTYQNMSFSKEIMDSLKPEGKYRSIFTTNNFHLFRAGIYARQAGLNSQGIGSKTAFYYWPNAMIREYVAIVVMGRKRHMKFCGAILGFALFVSVLSFIFS, via the coding sequence ATGCTGTATTTTGGAATTATTCCTCTTATTTTGTTTATTATTTTTCTTATCTCTTATTTAAAAGATCCGCGAAAAATCATAAACGGCTTTTTATTTAATGCCTTTATCTGTTTTTTCCTTCTTTTTTGCGTAATCGTATCTTTGAACTCAGATAGTGCTGTCTTGCGTTACATTATATTTTTACCTTTTTTAGCACTCCTCATTATGCTTCCTTTCGGTATTATCGCTTTAATGTTTGGATTATTTCTTAATGCAAGAATTTTAATGAAGCGAGAAGGACGACGGTTCACTAACTGTTTAACGCTCCTTGCTGCTTTAGGGATGTTATTCTTTATGTTACTCCCTATTATAAATCCAGCAAGTTTGGTCTCATCACATTTAGAGCCTATTTTTGCAGGTATTTCTCTTATAAGCGTATATTTCTTTATACACTTATCTAACTTTTTAAGTGCTTATTTTCTATACCAATTCAACAGACCAAGACGTAATCAAGATTTCATCATCGTTCTCGGTAGTGGCTTAATTAATGATAAAGTACCACCTTTACTTGCAAGCCGCATTAATAAAGCTATCGACTTTTATTGGAAACAAGCAGCTGTGAATACACCACCAACAATTATTTTCTCTGGTGGACAAGGTCCAGATGAAGGGCTTCCTGAAGCAGAAGCGATGCAAAATTATGCGGTCGAAAAAGGAATTCCTCTTGAACATACAGTGCAAGAAAATCGCTCTGTAAACACATATCAAAATATGTCGTTCTCTAAAGAAATTATGGACTCTTTAAAACCTGAAGGTAAGTATAGAAGTATTTTTACAACGAATAATTTCCACCTTTTCCGCGCTGGTATATATGCAAGACAAGCTGGCCTAAATAGCCAAGGAATTGGATCAAAAACCGCATTTTATTACTGGCCTAATGCAATGATTCGTGAATACGTTGCGATTGTCGTAATGGGACGTAAACGTCATATGAAGTTTTGCGGAGCTATTTTAGGATTCGCTTTATTCGTGTCAGTACTTAGCTTTATATTTTCTTAA
- a CDS encoding FeoB-associated Cys-rich membrane protein has product MMVNIIIGAIIFGYAAYTLVNFVKRSKKGKCAACSLNKSCQSQTCSPDMEQIAHK; this is encoded by the coding sequence ATGATGGTCAATATTATAATTGGAGCTATCATTTTTGGTTATGCAGCATATACGTTAGTTAATTTCGTAAAAAGAAGTAAAAAAGGAAAATGCGCAGCATGTTCTTTAAATAAGTCATGCCAGTCGCAAACTTGTAGTCCGGATATGGAGCAAATCGCTCACAAGTAG
- the cydB gene encoding cytochrome d ubiquinol oxidase subunit II, which translates to MSHDMLAIIWFGLWGVIWTVYFILDGYALGNGMIFPFVAKDRQERNQLQEAIGPFWGGNEVWLITAGGATFAAFPITYANMFSYLYTPLFLVLLALFARAAGLEFMHKDDSPIWQKTCKWAFTSGSFLIAFLFGVTFANLYYGLQIGKNGYEGNLLSLLNHYGILGGLFFTAIFVVSGALWVMIKTTGEVSDRAYKIARPFSMAAAIILAIFYVATANRTNLFQNFTEYPVLFILPVLAMLMSVLALIMVYKHKIGLAFTFVCLTIAMFMTTGFAGMFPRMLPSRINDAYSTTLYNAAGSQLNLKIMFFVAIVMVPIVIGYQLWSYSIFKNKIHKDSAKGYH; encoded by the coding sequence ATGTCTCATGATATGCTTGCAATCATCTGGTTCGGTTTATGGGGCGTAATTTGGACAGTTTACTTCATTCTTGATGGCTACGCACTCGGTAACGGAATGATTTTCCCATTCGTTGCGAAAGACCGACAAGAACGAAATCAATTACAAGAAGCAATTGGTCCATTTTGGGGTGGTAATGAAGTATGGTTAATTACAGCTGGTGGCGCAACATTTGCTGCCTTTCCAATCACATATGCAAATATGTTTAGTTACCTATACACACCACTATTTTTAGTATTACTTGCACTATTTGCTCGTGCTGCTGGACTTGAATTTATGCATAAAGATGATTCACCAATTTGGCAAAAAACTTGTAAATGGGCATTTACAAGTGGTAGTTTCCTAATCGCTTTTTTATTCGGTGTTACATTCGCTAACCTATATTACGGACTACAAATCGGAAAAAATGGCTATGAAGGAAATTTACTTAGCTTACTAAACCATTACGGTATTTTAGGTGGTCTGTTCTTCACTGCTATATTCGTCGTATCTGGTGCTCTTTGGGTTATGATTAAAACGACTGGTGAAGTATCCGATCGTGCTTATAAAATCGCAAGACCATTTTCAATGGCAGCTGCTATCATTTTAGCTATCTTCTATGTAGCAACTGCAAATCGCACAAACTTATTCCAAAACTTTACGGAATATCCGGTACTATTTATTCTTCCAGTACTTGCAATGTTAATGAGTGTACTCGCACTTATTATGGTGTACAAACATAAAATCGGCCTCGCCTTTACATTTGTTTGCTTAACAATCGCAATGTTTATGACAACTGGCTTTGCAGGTATGTTCCCAAGAATGTTACCTTCTCGCATTAACGACGCCTATAGTACAACGTTATACAACGCAGCTGGTAGCCAATTAAACTTAAAAATTATGTTCTTCGTTGCAATAGTTATGGTACCAATTGTTATTGGCTATCAACTTTGGAGCTACAGTATTTTTAAAAATAAAATCCATAAAGACTCTGCTAAAGGATATCACTAA
- a CDS encoding spore germination protein — protein sequence MKVGDNMPAVVEGVIIENCNGTINLGDKYNVQPIEKTKAYNGSGSSNTGLNVRTFSGISTADVRDNDVNDQEIQFTL from the coding sequence ATGAAAGTAGGTGACAATATGCCGGCAGTTGTTGAAGGTGTTATTATTGAAAACTGCAATGGGACGATTAATTTAGGGGATAAATATAACGTGCAACCGATTGAAAAGACGAAAGCTTATAATGGATCGGGATCATCGAACACTGGATTAAATGTGAGAACATTTAGCGGGATTAGTACAGCAGATGTAAGGGATAATGATGTAAATGACCAAGAGATACAATTTACCTTATAG